The Bactrocera dorsalis isolate Fly_Bdor chromosome 3, ASM2337382v1, whole genome shotgun sequence genomic interval AAAACTCGCTCTCCACCGTTAGATGGTGCGCAAACTAGTATATGAATTCTGTAATAGAGTTTAATAATAATTctaatttcaattgaaaaagcaaattaatttacaatgaatatattaaattgtCCTTGCGTTTAatcaacataaatatatgtatggtttTTCAAAGTGCTAAAAGCAGAGAACGTCTAATATATAtaacagagaacgtttaatattaaacgttctctgtatataatttatgttttctgATATACACACCAGATCATTATTGGAAAGCCTGGCAACCCattcttattgtttattatgtttatagaacgaaaaaagaaattttaagtgCTTCGGTCACAGTgagtgtaaacaaataaatacttttgtttatattaattactgAAGGGGGCAATGCATGAATAAAAGAGCAGTGGCTAAATACAACTGAATGCAATATTAAATGACAATGCACAAATTTCTAGTTATTTTTCATACTgctatatattgtacatacacatactacgtatgtaaaaatataaattcaaaagtAAAATGTTACTGCGAGTAGgctttaaattcttaaaatagcCTTGTGTCCAAATAGTATACATTACATTTACGTTGAGAACGGTCAAattaatacatatgcataaataaatataatttggaaaatatttgagtCAAAATTGTTTACTCGCACATCGTGCTGTTAAGtggaaaattaattcaattatgcAAATGACATCTTAAATCTAGTATATACACGATTTACAGCATTCGGTTTGCGTAGCCAAAAGATACTCATATTCATATCTTATCTATGCATCAGATAAGTTTATCAGGTGAAATCACGAAATCAACGAAAGCAGACTAAATAGTAATTAAGCGTTTATTTTACACAATAAATGATGCACATTTAACACACCAATGTTTACTTCATTTCAGTCGCggttttcattaataaaaaaaaacaattgttaaaAGACCATAAAAACAATAAGTTTACAAGCGCATTATCATGGATGCTGCACAGACGAGTACTACTGTGCCAGACGGCGGCCGGGGATGGGTTATTGTAGGCGCTGTGGCATTAATAAATGTAAGTAAACAATTTgtgcaatttaaatttatgataAAAGTGCATTATTTCGCTTTTAGATGACAAATCAATATATACACTCTGTTTTCGGCTTGCTATTCGgtgccaaattaaaaagtatgcAGGAGCAAACTTTCACGGCagcattaattttaaatttaagcagTTTGACATTGAATTTTTCCGGTTTGTTTATTGGACCGGCAATAAAAACCTTTAAGCAGCGTAATGTCGCAGCGGCTGGGATTTTATTTGTTTCGTTTGGTTTGCTGCTTTGTGCATTCGCAACGGAAAGCTGGCACTTTATTGTTGGCTACAGTTTATTTGTGAgtcaaaactttatatttactaaaaataaatatttgattattccGAATTCATTGTAGGTTGGTCTTGGACTCGGTTTAATAACACCATCCACATTTATGGCTATTAATTCGTATTTTAGCACAAAACGTGGTCGTGCTGTGGGACTGTCTTTAGCTGGTTCTGGGGTAGGTCAGGTGACTGTACCGCATGTTGTACGCCTACTTCTAGATAACTATGGTTTTCGGGCCACTGTCTTTGCCATGTCACTATTTTCTCTAATTGGCGTAAGTTTGCTTGACATTTAGtggttttttgatttctaataaaatatatattacagcTAATTGGCGCTGCGTTGCTAAAACCACTAGCTCCTCCAATGAGGCACAATAATCGCCAACATGTGCGTCTATTGTTATCAACAGATGatgagaaaaacaaaacagcgcCACCACAATTCAAAGTAAATGAAGTGGAAAACAATAAATTGATGAACAAAGACCAGGCGAATGCAAATGTGAGTGCATCTCGAGAGCATTGCTGTAATAATGTGATCCAGCGATTGGTGCAAGCTATGGATTTAGAATTACTCAGAGATACGACCTTCTGGAGTATCATTGTTGGCATGGGCTTAGTGTACACATCCACCATACAGTTCACCATGTTGTTTCCGCATTTCTTGCAGGTTTGTTACAAAGTCTATCTTAATATGTGTGCTTTAATcatctattttttttagtacTCAGTTGGACTTTCGTCCTTCAATACAGCAACATGCATGTCTACGGTGGCTGGCGCCGATATTATGTGTCGACTTTTATTGCCCTGCATTACTGACAAGTTGAAAATACCCTATCGTCTTGTATTCCTATTGGGAACGGTTGGCTTGCTTATATCACGTGCAGGTAtggtttacttttttttaatagcgAGTAACTTAACTTTTGATTTCACATTTAGCCCTTGCCGAATCCATGGACATGATCACCATCATCGTGATGTCAATTTTTACTGGCATGACCAAATCGGCCACAGTGTTGAACAATAATCTAACAATTTCCAGTCATTGTCGACCAGAAAAACTGCCAGGTGGCTTGGGTTTGAATATGATCGCCAAAGGTGTGCTGGTTATTACAGTTGGCCAACTGCTTGGTTGGATACGTGATTACACACACTCTTACATACTGTGTCTGCAtgcgcaaaatattttattgttgctggTTGTATTGGTTTGGGCTCCAGAGCTTTTCTGCCAGTACCGGAAGAGTCAGAGAGCAATAAGGGTGGCAGCAACAGAAAGAGAAGAATACAACAAAATGAGCGTATGCTGAACATCTAAAGTTGTCAAAACACCGGCGATGGACACAGTATTACTTTTATGGTGttatgaaaaccattttgaatttaatacTTCATtactataaatgtatgtatgtacatatttatataagtaaattagttaagttaaattaacaTTTATAGGAGATTAATGAAGTCTGCATTAACTGaactttatacatatgtgatatttAACATTATAAAATGATGCCAAAGCCCGTAATTCATACAATATGAATTGCaagatatttataattattgtacatataagtatgcaagattattttatatacttaaactatagtattttttttattaaaaaatattaatgagacttcgaaattaaaaaaaagaaatacataaatattgaatttacaATTATGTTCCCGCTTGTTTACATTTACTCACCTTTGGCCATCTAGGGAAGCGGAGTGtacaagcaaaatatttatccAAGTGTTAACAAATAATAAGACACATAATTTCGTATACGCAGAAAACACAATAAAACGTCATAGGCATTGTGCATAGAATATTAATTAGTGAATGTCTTCACTCCACGCTGCCGGTCAATGTGTGCTGCAAATAAAATGGACAAGTGGGACCACGCATAGTGTAATTGTTGTCGCAATGCATTTTGCAACaatattttgtacattttgCAATAAGATAAATGGCACCATTAAATACAGAGGTTTCACGTAatcaattgatttttattatattcagtTTAAATCGGTACGCTGCAAGTAGCAGTATaatatagcagaaaatgcaaaaattccaAGCAATTAGTGTGATATCATTTGTGGcggtaaaattataatttttaattgaccaTAAAACGAGATTTATTAgagaatatttcatttatttagtgCTTGCTacttttgcaacaacaaagctCACAAGCTCTGCTGCATGACATTCTGGATATAGTCGATTTACAAAATGTGGACTTGAGAAACTATGAATACTTTCGGAATTTACCGTCGCAGAATCCAAAAACAGCTGGACAGGCAAATCTCTTTCTAGAACACTTCCAGAAGAAGAAGGCCGTCCTGGATTATGTAGAGCATTTATTTCTAGGCACATCGCCATTCACACAGAAAAGTGAGATACCGTTTAATCCACATTTTGGGCGTGCATGGCGTCCATATTTCGAACGTCGCTATGGCAAACATGGTGTGAATTTAGTAGATATGTTAGGTCGTGGATATACATTGCAACAACTGAGGCAGCAAGGTGCAATTCCAAACGATTTTGGCACACCATATTACCCCACGCGCTAAATTAACACTATATAATACAAAGCTATTGCtataatttgcttatttattttaaactaagTATATTTGAagtacaaaacttttttattacgaAATGGCGAAAAGATGTTAAGTTTCATTTTAGTCTCTCATACGCGCCGTTTTTGCGTGGAAATATATAGCACATTATTACCACGTATAAATGCATCGCCATACTTATTTTTGAGCTGCCCATTTACATATTCCTCCGTTTGATCCAGCGCAATATTCATGTAGCCATCCAGGCAAGCCAGAACACCTAAAATAAAGACCGGCAGTTGTGTGAGACCACCAACATTTGGTGCAGGACAGGATTCAGTTTACTTACCACGGTAATCAACGCCGCTATTTAGCTTAACCACCACGGGACGCCCATGTATCTGATTAATGAATTGTGAGAGTGCTTCTTTGCgtgacatatttatttaaattaaacaaaatgcaaaatactTTTCCTACAAGAAGCATGtagtaataaaaacaattttgtgcAATTTTGTTATTGGCAGAATATACTATTCACCACGTTtagtgttgccatattttcatataatgcTATTTAATTGCCGCCTTGCCAGGCTGCTTGAGatttaagttattaaaaatatattctaacaAATTGCATGGCGTACTCTAATCGTTTTATAAttctaataagaaaataaaaaaatgtatgaaatgaaTGGCTTTTTAGGATTAagctatataaaaatatataacaccTCGTTTGCGTGGTGGATTTTGTTACACAGTTACTATTTGTATCAGTGTATGAAGACTACTCCTCTAGTGACTAGTTTGAATTTAAAGAAACATTCTGATTGCGAGGTTCCATTTGtataaaatctaaattaatgattttcttCGTTAAGGAAATTCTTCTTCGAAAGGAACAAGAACCGtggttattaattttaagcaggATTAAAAAATGGTGGATTTATATCATAGGTTTATTTGTTTGTGATTAAAattcataacaaaattaaatcggAACAAACTTTtgacattaaaataaattaagattatTGTTAAGAACTAAATATCTACGGGTGTTTGTCTAAGTATCTCGAGGAGTGACAGCAGTATTGACTAATGTATGCCTTCCAAAGGTGTGTA includes:
- the LOC105225459 gene encoding monocarboxylate transporter 14; this translates as MDAAQTSTTVPDGGRGWVIVGAVALINMTNQYIHSVFGLLFGAKLKSMQEQTFTAALILNLSSLTLNFSGLFIGPAIKTFKQRNVAAAGILFVSFGLLLCAFATESWHFIVGYSLFVGLGLGLITPSTFMAINSYFSTKRGRAVGLSLAGSGVGQVTVPHVVRLLLDNYGFRATVFAMSLFSLIGLIGAALLKPLAPPMRHNNRQHVRLLLSTDDEKNKTAPPQFKVNEVENNKLMNKDQANANVSASREHCCNNVIQRLVQAMDLELLRDTTFWSIIVGMGLVYTSTIQFTMLFPHFLQYSVGLSSFNTATCMSTVAGADIMCRLLLPCITDKLKIPYRLVFLLGTVGLLISRAALAESMDMITIIVMSIFTGMTKSATVLNNNLTISSHCRPEKLPGGLGLNMIAKGVLVITVGQLLGWIRDYTHSYILCLHAQNILLLLVVLVWAPELFCQYRKSQRAIRVAATEREEYNKMSVC
- the LOC105225458 gene encoding uncharacterized protein LOC105225458, which produces MQKFQAISVISFVACLLLLQQQSSQALLHDILDIVDLQNVDLRNYEYFRNLPSQNPKTAGQANLFLEHFQKKKAVLDYVEHLFLGTSPFTQKSEIPFNPHFGRAWRPYFERRYGKHGVNLVDMLGRGYTLQQLRQQGAIPNDFGTPYYPTR
- the LOC105225457 gene encoding U6 snRNA-associated Sm-like protein LSm6, coding for MSRKEALSQFINQIHGRPVVVKLNSGVDYRGVLACLDGYMNIALDQTEEYVNGQLKNKYGDAFIRGNNVLYISTQKRRV